The Arachis ipaensis cultivar K30076 chromosome B10, Araip1.1, whole genome shotgun sequence DNA window gcAAACTCATCAATAGTTCATCACATATATATTCAATCCCATCAttctcatcattcatcattaaaatcatcatGCCTCAATACATTCTCACCACAAACATCAATTGCCATAATTCATACTCAGCCCAATTTAACAATTTTCATCAAGGGTACTAAATATTTAACACAATCATGCATTTCAACATATCCTAAGGTCatttagcctaagttttcacaaaacattatatattatatacgaaaaaccaaaactataccttgACAAATTTCTCTCCTAAGTCAAAGGCACCACAAGTTGGCATAAAACCTAGCCCCAAGGTTCTCAATCCTCAAACTAACAGCACCCAAGGCTCCACCAAGCATCCAACATTCACAATTTAACTccaattcacatatatacattacCTAGTTCACATTGCCACATCCAAGTATACCAATTATTATTCAAACATAATGAACAAGGAAAAACTACTAGGGTTCAAAGATTCTCACCTTACTCAAGTACCAATAttacaagattaagcattttccTCAAGCTAGCTTGAGCCTAAACTTCACAATTTAACGAAATCTAAACACATACActcatttatttttgaaattagggGAGAGTGGCTGAGAAGAGAATAATGAGTTACTTACCAAATTATTCTATAGTTTTTGTAGAGCTCGTTGCGGTGAACacatggccgcaaacggtgcgacaATCAGAactccagatcaaaagttatgtgaggTTGAATTATTAAGTGAAAGTTTGTATTTTTGGAAGCTCTCTTCTCTCCACGGACATGCTTCAGCGTGTTTTTGGCTGaatggaggaagaagaatgaCTCTTCTTGAAGTTATTGGGCtgatgggttgggccttgggcctatTTTGGGCTCGGTTTAGCCCAATTTTAGgccaaattatttaaaattagcgtcaaaattcttgttttaattaggtctatcttattaaactataaaattcataataaattattctattaccatttaaattttaatttctaatattataataaagaataaagttataaaaatatatattaagccAAACAaacttcttttttatttattttaaactcATGAACAAAATTTAAGCTTTCATTTTTTTAGgataattttttaacaaaaagcTGTGTGTATATACCGTTATTTATATAGGTGACTAAAAGTGTGATATACGAAAATAGGAACTAGAAAATCAAATAGGGAATTTAGCAGTAAATTTTATTTACTGACGTGTATAGTTAGTTCGAACAGAAATCAGTTAGCATATTCCCTTCATAAGCAATGCCGCCAAAGGCATGCATGTACGTGTATAAAAGCCTCACATGAATGATGGAGAGTTTGGATCCTTCCACTCTAAACCAACTCTCATTTTTTGAGCTTCTCCTTCTCACAAGGTGTAAGCTTCTGCCTCATCACCATAGTGCACTGAGTATGAAAGCTAAGCTTGCAGAGGAGAGTGATTCTTTCACCACTTGTGAGATTATATTATCAGAGAAGTTCGTGAGTTTGTTCATTATTGATTTTTCTACTAATGGTGACAAATGAGCCAGAAAGTATCGTAATATTTTCGTCTAGGACCGTGCAATTCGGAGTAGATGACTGAGATTTGAAAAGGATATTCATTGGTTTCTTAAAAGAAATTATGCTATTAGATCAGATTTAGAGTTGCcaccaattaatttttttataagaatGGAATGACTAATTGAATgtcaaaaaatgagaaaaatctaTCTTACTAGAATTTGAATTCAGAAAAGAGATTAGCATCCTATATCAGCTACTTTTAGATggttacccttttttttttttgctaagaTAGTAAATTTCATTGCAATAAGGTCCAATTGGAtaacatacaaaaaaaaaattagaatagaaAAAGATCCACCAATGTAACTAAAAGAAGTCCTCTTCGAACAGGGGTACaatcaaaattgaaaaaaaaaatcatcttaTAAGTTCTATCTTTCTCACTTATCTTCGAGCTTTTTTCACGCACTGCAATGGAGATCTGTGTTTCTGTTCAAACACTATCCTGTTCCTCGCCGTTGCCAGCATAAATTTGCTGCTAGTTCCTTTCTTTCATCCATAAGCCTTGTTTGATTGCTTCTGTTTTGGGTTGTTAACCACcattttcatgcttcttctttgCAGGTCGGCACTGTGATTCCAAAAATGTCCCAGCTGGCTTCCGCGAAATCTGCACATATCCAGATGCAATGAACAACCGTTTCTTCCACCAAGTTGGATCTGGGGTCCTGGTGTGGAGATTCTATTTAACAGGTATACCTTTGTGTAgtatcttttaaataaaattttttatttttagttggcACTTCAATTTTCAGAAATTCGACCACATCTATTTGTTTTGGAATTATTCAGGGAGGTATGTAATTGATAGGTGATTAAATTAGAACCTTGTCTGATAGCCGATTGCAACTGAATAAttatcattcttttttttttcattcagatAATTTTATCTCTTCCTTCATTAATGATAGTGTTAATGATAGCTGCTAAGACTTTTGGATTGAACAATTTTACTATTGTGTTGTGGTTTCATTTTCTATTCGAAAATATTAAATCTCATACTCGAAAAGGAATGTCTTAAACAGTTATTTTTTATCCATTATtatttgtaaattttattttattcattttctttaaaaaaatatatatgtattctcttcgtatttttgttattttgataACTAAATTTTGTTAATATAATTTNNNNNNNNNNNNNNNNNNNNNNNNNNNNNNNNNNNNNNNNNNNNNNNNNNNNNNNNNNNNNNNNNNNNNNNNNNNNNNNNNNNatataaaaaataaatttaaaaaaattattagagaatatgtattatatatttttttatttaagcatAATAATCATTAaagtgatataatatatatatatattcgcaTGAATTCATAAAAATATGTAATAGCTTCGCGGAAATTAATGCACAAGCTATCTTTATTGTCTTTGGTTTGAACTTTAGATGGCAAAATTTTTTTATACATCAACAATGTaagatttaaaataaataaaataaatatttttaatttcttcaattataaaatttttatcttcAATACTATAATTAGTATTTCTAATTAGTGTCAATAATCTAATTCTAGTAAAAAACTGCATATATAAAAATTAGTGTTTTACGTGGACATGTGTTGCAATTAAAAGTGAGTCACTATAATTCTACAgctgaagaagaaaatagatttcaGTATTGTAGAATTtgccaaatttattttataatttgatgCCTCTTCTAAATCGtattttgatgatgatgatatgagtatttttttttttttgaattttcaataataataataataataataataataataataataattagaagaAGAATGAGATGAAGAAAAGGTACAAGAGGTGCAATAGAAAGGTTGAATAAATAGGGTTTGAGTATTGATGTGGAGATTCGTTTTGTGAAAATAAAGTATAGGCATTTAGAAGTGCATGAATGTAAACTTAATTTTAAGGATATTGATCGAAATATTTTGATATAAAACAAAATCCTCTTTGCATTTGTGATAAGTTAGATGAAAGAATTTAAAATGTTTTTTGTAGAATTTTTTTAATGAAGATTTttgttaataaatattttattctttataAATTCATCATATATACCCTAGTTTCTAAAATTCAGACTctcttgttattattatttcgcattatatattaatatatttaagTAAGTACTgattatatgagtagtagtactATATATACGTATGATTAAAGAAGAGAACGAGTTTTAAGAAACAAATTAAGCATAAAATTCATGAAGATTTTGTTGGTTCTACTGTTATAGTTATATATACGTGAAACTGATCTTACCTTATTAAATCTGTTTTTGGCATACAAATTAAATGGTGGTTTGGTTTAGATCCAGTTTGTTGTTTTAATatgttaaatataaaataatcatgcaatatatatataagaacaaCAATAAATTAAAGTCTCATACTCGATCATAACAatatattaaaactaaaatgTAAGACAAATGAGAATAAAATATAACCTGAAAATTTATTAATAAACGTGCATAATTGCATTATACTTACAGTGGACATTATTCAACTATATATATAGTGGTGATCTACATGTTCTTTAAAGAAAATATCTGAAAGGAGGACCTTCCAGTATTGTCGGTGTCTTATTACTAACTGGATTTGGACCACCGGAAATATCATGGTCATGATTCATGTTTCTAAAGGATAATTTTGTGGTGCCGGATTACCGATTGGATTTGGAACAGATGGAACATCATGGGTTTGGCGGCGGTGGCGGCGGCGGCAATCCATTATGGATTGGATTTGGACCACCTGGAACAGTACGGTCGAGACCTATATCGTTTGAGAAAGAGTATTTTCTAGGAGGAGGTCCATTTGGTGGCGGCGGCGGTGGCGGCAATCCATTATGAATTGGATTTGGACCACCTGGAACAGTACGATCAAGACCTATATTTTTTGAGAAAGAGAATTTTCTGGGAGGAGGTCCATTTGGCGGCGGCGGCGGTGGCGGCAATCCATTATGGATTGGATTTGGACCACCTGGAACAGTACGGTCGAGACCTATATCGTTTGAGAAAGAGTATTCTCTAGGAGGAGGTCCATTTGGTGGCGGCGGCGGTGGCGGCAATCCATTATGAATTGGATTTGGACCACCTGGAACGGTACGGTCGAGACCTATATCTTTTGAGAAAGAGTATTCTCTAGGAGGAGGTCCATTTGGCGGCGGCGGTGGCGGCAATCCATTATGGATTGGATTTGGACCACTTGGAACAGTACGGTCGAGACctatatcttttgaaaaagagtATCTTGCAGGAGGAGGACTTCTATTACCGATTGGATTTGGACCACGTGGAACTTCATGgttaacaccaacattttttgaaaaagaatatcttttgaaaaaggattctCTTGAAATTGATAGTGGCAACACTTCATTATTGATTGAATTTAGACCAATTAAAACATCATGGTTGAGACCTACCTCAGGGTTATTAATTTTCGTAGCATCTATAGTGTCGTAAACAAGTGATAGAAAAAAGAAGCAAACAATGATATAAAACAAAAGTTGAGTGAATTCCATTTTTTAAATTGATGTGTTAGTAATGCTCCAATTATCTACTTATATAGGAAAACTATATCACCTTGGGGTTTCTCTTTTGATGGAAAGATGATAAAACTTAAATATTCATAGTCAATTTTTATTATCAGTGAAAAACAAGTAATTAATAATGAGCTATATATATGACCCATTTAATGAGGTGCTAATATAACTATATCTAATTTGCTATTATTTTATAATGTGATAAGAAGTTATTTAATTTGCAAGGTGAAAGAATCATATAAATTTGTGATCATCACAAACTCTTcagattttcaaattttaaaatattataaatgtaTCAatgtttaaaatcaaaatttgagAACATACAAACATTTTTCAAATTTGATATTTTTCAACCTTTTGTTATTATAAAAACTTTTTTACCAAAATTATTAAGCaagaataattaatttaatactattttttttacgaaaaaaaaatGACCAACATTTGATTTTATTATATtacaaattataaataattataaCTGACggataaatttaatttaattataactaGTCTCTATTTGTTGTTCCTGTCCCTTTTGCCCCATCCCCAAAAaagaattataaaaataaataataaataagtctctaattttttttttgtattaaattaaatatctaTTAGCCTCGGGCATTTCTACGTATTAATTTTGGTTAAGAACTTATAATATCCATACAAAAAATGATTAGAGATCTATTTGTGTACTTTATTCAAATCATagataataaagaaaattaaaaagtaaataaatacaatatgattgaaattagccAATTAcacaagaaaatgaaaaaaaaaatatcgaCCAGCCATTTCTTTCATATTTACATGTACCATATTAGTATTAGTATTAATATAGTATAAAAACCGCGTAAAATTTAAGTTTTCAATACctgttatatatttattaaaaaaaatatcatagtatttagattttattatttattttgttttcataaACTTTTAGTTCCTAAAAagcaatttttaattataaatttgtttTTTAAATATGCAACAGGACATtacgtaaaaaaaataattaaacaactATTCTAGGAACAAACACATCCCTTTTATCAGCATCAAGAACTAAAGAAAGAAAACAACGaacaacaaaaaaatataatttaaaaaaaatcattcaatGGAAATGAGATTTATAAGAAATGGATATGGCAGTGTTTGTTTTTTGTCTATATAGGTGTGTTTGATATGGCATGAGAGTTTGAGATTGAGATTGAGATTGAGACTGAGATTgaaatttaatattatgtttaGTGGCCAAAGATTATGAATTGCATAtgctatatattatttttattataatttatatgtaCGTGTTTTGTTTAATAGAGTCTTTCTATTCATGTACTCATGTACTTTTCTAATCTATATACGAGTTTGGAATGAATTTATGAATTGTGAATTGCACAtgctatatattatttttattatattttatatgtatgtgttTTGTTTAAGAGAGTTTTTCCGCTCATGTACTCATGTACTCTCCTAATTTATATATGAGCTTGGAATGAATTTATGAATTGTGAATTGCATATACTATATATTATTCTTATTATAGTTtatatgtgtgttttgtttggTGATGACACGCTATGTCCCACCATTAATATAATGAGCTATATGATGATATATACAATTGCAATAGATACGACTTGGTAGTGTATTCCAAACCACAAATTTGAGCATAATTCCTGTATACCAAGTAAACTTAGTATCACATAATATTGATTTATCATAACTATCATTACTTATTAATACCATTAATTGTTAATATATTTCATAATTCTGATTAAATTATCTATTATCACCCTTAACAAACCGTCTTTGGCctcattttataaattatttagtATCAATATGTCATAAATACCTGAGTTCAAATAATAGTAACTGGGATATACCAGTGTCATTTTTGCATGTTAATACATATTATTatctatatattaattattatcaCTTTGTTTTGATCCGAATGCAGTTAGAAAAGATGCCCAAGGTAGGTCGTTTCACGAAGAAAGTCCGTATAGCCACAGCATGTCAGCAACCTCAAGTAGGATTTGATGCGGCCTCAACTTCGCAGAGAGCGGACTGCCCAATTCCGCCGCCAGTGGCAATGGTGTCCCCGCATCCTCATCTTTACGCCCCTTTCGTTCGCATTGCAGCGAACCACTGCCTGCTCCACAGGCTTGCACCCATGATATTCAAAACTCGGAGCCGGACACCGAAGACTTAGACCCAGAGGCAGATGAGGTAGATTCTTTTGACTAACATGTTGATAACCTTTTTGCTGCATCGGATGCTCAGAAGCGCAAGGGACGCAAAATCACAGAATTTTGGGATGTTAAAACAATTGGTATAAGAGAAtttatttaattctatttttcattcagCTATTTTCCTATGATGTCATCGCAACTTGGCTCCAATGGTAACTAACTAAGAATAAATATGTTTTACAGAATCTGATGGCACAATCAAACAGGTCAAACTGAGTGTGAAGGAAGCTATGAAGCCACCTAACGGAAGAAAGATTGTACTTAGGTTTAACAGTGCACTGCAACCAGTTGGGGATGAAGCAGGTCTACTGAGCAGCGTTATGGGACTGCTAGGATCTGACTACACCAAATTTCTAATATGCGAGAAGGACTGGAGAAAGGTTCGCACCAGGGACAAGATCTATAATGAATGTGTAAAggtaaaatgttatttttatattttcgtaCCATTCCAAACTCATAATTTGAACACTACTGACAACTTAATTTTAATGTTGCAGGAAATGTTCcattttgaagaagatagtaGAGGAATTATCAAGCGTATAATATTCAAAATGCTAGGAAGGGCTTGGAAGGAAACGAAGAACAGATTATACCATCACTGCTATGACCCAGAACTTTCACTTGAAGAAAATATCgaaaaccgcccagatggaattACTGCGAACCATTGGAGGTGGTTTCTCGATTATCGCAATAGCGAAGAGACACATGTAATATAGTTTTGTTTCATAACAGAAAAAGTCTATTTATGTCACATTGAGTTAGTCAGAACTAGTGTCTAGTAACTCTTAATTTGATGGCATGACAGGAGAAGTGTAAGAAAAATGCTGAGAATCGATCAAACCAGCTTTACACCACACCGGCGGATCGAAAAGCTTGGCAAGGCTCGGAGAAGAAGAGTTAATCTAATTTTAGGAATGTTTTTGAACTATATCTTCCTCTACTTATTCACTTTGTCATCATTATTGGTACAGTCGGAACGATAAGGGAGGAGAGTTAGTAGAGGAGAGTTGTATCTCTTAACGCACAAAAGAGCTAATGGCTCCTAGGTCCATGATGCAGCTCGGGCTATTGGAGTAAGTAATGTGTTGAGAATCGGGAAGTAGTTTCTCCTatgttttagtttttaaaattttattggaaGTCTGTGCGGTTAGTGACTAGCTAGTAAATGCTTATAATTGCTTATATATGTGTGTAGGATAGAATTGAGGCTATTGAGCAACGTGATAAATCCTCTAGACTGTTGTCTCAGAATGATTCGCTTGCTCAAGCTCTCGGAAAGGAGCACCCGGGTAGGATGCGTGGCATGGGGTTGGGGATGACTTCTAGTCAAGTCTTCGGTATGAATTCCCATTAGCCGAACAATGATTTTGAAAGGGAGGAGACCCAAAGGGTGCTGCTTGAACTACAAGCAGAGTTGGCAGcagaaaaattgaaaaggaaggcagtggaggatgaagtagcagcTGGAAAGGTCAGGATGCATGCAATGGAGAGTGCTTTGATATgtctacttcaagggcaaggtagGAAGTTGCCATCAGACGTCGCCGCATGGATGAGTGCGTTGGAGGGACATAATAGAAAGTAGATCTTAGGATTGTGGAACCTTTTCTTCTTTTAGATATACACTTTTATGTTGTTGATTATGCAACTCTTAGTAAGGAGTATACTTTATTGATATTcggataattatattaattaaattaatggtTTTGCTATTGTCGTTTaccttgcaatttatttttcgggatataaaataatttaacttACAAATATTAAGAAggattaagaaaaaaaaagaaaaaaatgtacattaaaataaaaaacagtgTGGTTTGTCAGTGTACAATACAGTATTTTTGCGGCCATTTAACCGGAAAATAGCGGCGGTTGCGAACTAGCCGttagaaatttaaaaattcagTTTAGGAGATAGAAACCGCCGCCAGTTATATTTGAAAAAACATTGGGCCTTAAACAGCAGCGTTTTCAAACCGCCGGTGATTACATTTGAACAAAACCGTGGCCATTAAACAGCGGCAGTTTCTAACCGCCTATCATTTCGTGTGCATAACTGTTGTCCAGATCGCGGCGGTTTCAAACCGCCGCTAAACATTGCGACACTATTTCTGGGTTTTGCGGCGGTTGTGCCAGCGGTTCCTGAGAACCGCCGCAAAATCATATAACCACCCCCAATAGGCGACGCTTAACAAACCGCTGGAATCCCGTTTCGCGGTGGCTTAAAACCGCCGTGAATCACTCCAAGAACCGCCGCTATTTCCCGTTTCCTTTGTAGTGACAAAATATCAGttctttaggtagcgtttgttttgagatatTGGGATAGAGACTAAAAGATTGAGATTCAGTATCATATTTGTTAGTCCAAAGACTGGTAATAAAATTTCAGCTgtccccaaaatttcagtatttaatactttcaaaaattagagacaCCTGAGATTGAAATGTTTAGGGACGAagattgaaactttaataatattttatacctaaaatatctacattccaattaattaatttcaactttatcttttgtacaaattaaattagagtttcattcttattttagTCCCTCTTCTACTTTACAccatgtaaggtcccacatcggttggggaggggaacaaagcatgccttataagggtgtggatacctccccctagcatgacgcgttttgacgagtgagtgtggggggcttctgctatcatccctattgtcaaaggcaaaaccgtgaggctgTGCCAAAGCAAACAATATCGTACTAGCGGGTGGTTTGGGCTGTTACACACCAAATACAATACTTAGACTTATTTCAATCTTTATCTCTCAGTCTCTATCTTTTGGTCTCAATCTGtcagtctctgtctctctttCAAACGCTACTGTAACCTCAAAAAAATAAAGACACATgagattaaaattttaaaaaatagagactgaaattttattaatattttttttaaaacaaatattCTTATCCAATTTTTGAAATTCCAAGTCTACCCTTTGTTAAAACTGGTTAGGGTTTCTTCTGATTTTCATTGTATCTCTTCTCATTCTGGAGCACAACATCGGTCCAAAGCTTCCTCAAGCCCATGATACCAGCGTCGTCGCCAGGAATAGCTCATCGTAGTCATCTGAGCCATGGTGATGAAGGTAAGTCACCTTGCATATTGCAATTTAATCACACGGAACACAAACATTCACAAAAGCAAACGCTGAAAGCTGCAAAGCTACCATACTGTGGAGCTGGTAACTCCACTCATACACTATGCTTTGATCTCTGTTCTACTATTGTTTGTCAATCGTAGCTCCTCACCATGAGATTTCATT harbors:
- the LOC110267891 gene encoding uncharacterized protein LOC110267891, producing the protein MKPPNGRKIVLRFNSALQPVGDEAGLLSSVMGLLGSDYTKFLICEKDWRKVRTRDKIYNECVKEMFHFEEDSRGIIKRIIFKMLGRAWKETKNRLYHHCYDPELSLEENIENRPDGITANHWRWFLDYRNSEETHVI